The Nonlabens spongiae genome contains a region encoding:
- a CDS encoding T9SS type A sorting domain-containing protein — MKKTLLIISFILSISASAQIYVNASATGANNGTSWTDAYTDLQSALTAATNGDNIWIAAGRYTPGTTTTSLFNLNVTGINLYGGFNGTESILAQRDPAVNQTILSGDLNGDDTGVDFTGANRSENAARVLVVNNPSCLIDGLTISGGHAVGTNGSSEEGAALFINNSNFTVRNCSIVDNVVSRAGVIRAFGQAGGLSIENTIISNNLGDFATVLYSRVPGGTINLKMVNCLITNNTKRNVTTAAPALMWFRQNVSGTINATLTNCTVADNISETAANTLLISGTRTGGSNMRLVVNNSIFKDNIRISGGSSTMMNSIGNGTSQLSATLYAVRNSIDESAFSNIVNNGSTRINNNNLSSDPLFLGSGDYTLSPSSPAVDAGDNTLIPTGTTSDLDGNSRIAGNAVDMGAYESAGQAAPVYVDINATGTNDGTSWTNAYTDLLTALNSTQGSRDFWIAAGSYIPGTARTNSFQLNRDGTKLYGGFNGTETMLSQRDVAANETILSGDINGNDGQFTLFNSADRNENILNILNITADNCLIDGITISGGQANDAGSNATQEGAAIRLITGNFTIENCKIEKNAVQRGGVIQAIDVNGILSISNTIMSQNLGRFAPLLYARAANAEFTINIENCLFVDNQKQGIGSQDNVGFFWYRQDNSNTIRLTSNFRNCTIANNTANLSNGNTMVISASRNASGGAINNLRIFNTAFHNNTNITSGTNDLTSVGNGTTQDAASIYEIRNSIDHNAFSNIGNNGSSRINTNNLTGSPMFTSSTDYTLQPGSPAIDAGDNQYVTVTSDLAGNNRIANNVVDMGVYEFGSTAGIEDELIKEVKMKIYPNPVSDVLNVGGDLAFAKAEIFNLQGQQVATAMSSQISVGQLHSGIYLIRVTTVSGQQVTQRFIKK; from the coding sequence ATGAAAAAAACTTTACTAATTATCTCGTTCATACTGAGCATTTCAGCCAGTGCTCAGATCTATGTTAATGCCAGCGCAACTGGAGCAAATAATGGAACCAGCTGGACAGATGCTTATACAGATTTACAATCTGCACTGACAGCAGCAACAAATGGTGATAATATATGGATAGCAGCAGGCAGATACACACCAGGCACAACAACTACATCATTATTTAATCTTAATGTAACTGGAATAAATTTATATGGTGGTTTTAATGGAACAGAGTCTATTTTAGCTCAAAGGGATCCCGCGGTAAATCAAACCATTTTATCTGGTGATTTGAACGGTGATGATACCGGTGTTGATTTTACAGGTGCAAATAGATCAGAAAATGCTGCAAGAGTCTTAGTAGTAAATAATCCTAGCTGCTTGATTGACGGTCTTACAATTTCTGGTGGTCACGCGGTAGGTACAAATGGCTCATCTGAAGAGGGAGCCGCTCTATTCATAAACAATTCTAATTTTACTGTAAGGAACTGCTCTATCGTTGATAATGTTGTGTCTCGGGCTGGAGTGATAAGAGCCTTTGGTCAAGCGGGAGGCTTGTCTATTGAAAACACTATTATTTCTAACAATTTAGGTGATTTTGCAACGGTGTTATATTCTAGAGTTCCTGGAGGCACTATAAATCTTAAAATGGTGAATTGTTTAATTACAAATAATACTAAAAGAAATGTTACCACAGCTGCTCCTGCTCTCATGTGGTTTAGACAGAATGTAAGTGGTACTATAAACGCTACATTGACTAATTGTACTGTGGCAGATAACATATCTGAGACAGCTGCTAATACATTACTCATATCAGGTACGCGTACAGGAGGTAGCAATATGCGTTTAGTAGTGAATAACTCCATTTTTAAAGATAACATCCGCATTTCGGGAGGAAGTTCAACAATGATGAATTCAATAGGTAACGGCACAAGTCAGTTAAGTGCAACTTTGTATGCAGTAAGAAATTCTATTGATGAAAGCGCATTTAGTAACATAGTAAATAATGGATCAACCAGAATAAACAATAATAATTTAAGCAGTGATCCTCTATTTTTAGGTAGTGGAGACTATACATTAAGTCCTTCTTCGCCAGCCGTTGACGCAGGTGACAATACTCTTATACCTACTGGCACTACCTCAGATCTAGATGGAAATAGCAGAATAGCCGGTAACGCTGTGGACATGGGTGCTTACGAGAGCGCAGGACAAGCTGCTCCTGTTTACGTAGATATCAATGCAACTGGAACTAATGATGGTACCAGCTGGACAAATGCCTATACAGACCTTCTCACTGCCTTAAATAGCACACAAGGTAGTCGTGATTTCTGGATTGCTGCTGGTTCTTATATACCTGGAACGGCGAGAACAAATTCTTTTCAACTCAATAGAGATGGAACAAAACTCTATGGTGGTTTTAATGGAACGGAGACTATGCTATCTCAGCGTGATGTAGCAGCAAATGAAACCATTCTATCTGGCGACATTAATGGCAATGACGGGCAATTTACTTTATTTAACAGTGCAGATCGCAATGAAAATATCTTAAATATTCTCAACATAACTGCTGACAACTGTTTGATCGATGGCATCACTATATCTGGCGGGCAAGCAAATGATGCAGGTAGTAATGCCACCCAAGAAGGTGCAGCTATTAGGTTGATTACAGGGAACTTTACTATTGAAAATTGTAAAATTGAAAAAAATGCAGTACAGCGTGGTGGAGTTATTCAAGCTATCGATGTAAACGGTATTCTCTCTATTTCAAATACCATAATGTCCCAAAATCTAGGAAGATTTGCTCCATTACTTTATGCTCGTGCAGCAAATGCAGAATTTACCATAAATATAGAAAATTGTCTTTTTGTGGATAACCAAAAGCAAGGAATAGGTTCTCAAGACAACGTAGGTTTTTTCTGGTACAGACAAGATAACTCTAATACTATCAGGCTTACCTCAAATTTCCGCAATTGTACTATCGCAAATAACACGGCAAATCTTTCAAATGGTAACACCATGGTTATTTCAGCTTCAAGAAATGCAAGTGGAGGAGCAATTAATAATTTACGAATATTCAATACCGCTTTTCACAATAACACAAATATTACATCAGGGACAAATGATCTAACTTCGGTTGGTAATGGAACCACACAGGATGCCGCAAGTATTTATGAAATACGCAATAGCATCGATCACAATGCATTTAGCAACATAGGAAATAATGGGAGCTCAAGGATTAACACAAACAATTTAACAGGATCGCCTATGTTCACTAGCAGTACTGACTATACTTTACAGCCTGGATCTCCAGCGATAGATGCAGGAGACAATCAGTACGTAACAGTCACTTCAGACCTTGCAGGAAACAATCGTATTGCAAACAACGTAGTAGATATGGGGGTGTATGAGTTTGGATCCACCGCGGGAATTGAAGATGAGTTAATTAAAGAAGTCAAAATGAAAATCTACCCTAATCCCGTGAGTGATGTACTAAATGTGGGTGGTGATCTCGCTTTCGCGAAAGCGGAAATTTTTAACCTACAAGGTCAGCAAGTTGCCACTGCGATGTCTAGTCAAATATCTGTAGGACAACTTCATTCAGGCATTTATTTAATCAGGGTAACGACCGTGAGTGGTCAACAAGTTACACAGCGATTTATCAAAAAATAG
- a CDS encoding DMT family transporter yields the protein MDSSKLKYVYLVVLSLIWGSSFILIKKALGQSEHGLTLQPLQVGAIRTIISGIILVLIGYKSFLKTDKKYYGWLFVSGLLGTFFPAFLFAYAQTEIDSAISAILNSTVPLITLILGAVIFGIAFSRIQLTGVIIGLLGAVGLVLAGMENNPDQNYLFAGLVFIACACYATNVNIIKRYLQDVKPLAIATGNFIFIVPLAAGVFFFADGQNLEFESELVLKSLGYILVLCLFGTVAAKIMFNKLVQITSPVFASSVTYLMPVVGLSWGMLDGEEFNVWQVLSTAVIIFAVILVTSNKKQPTPSS from the coding sequence TTGGATTCTTCAAAACTAAAGTACGTCTACCTCGTCGTTTTGAGCCTGATATGGGGTAGCTCATTCATACTTATAAAAAAAGCTTTAGGTCAGTCTGAGCACGGACTCACCCTGCAACCTTTGCAAGTAGGCGCGATCAGAACTATTATTTCTGGAATAATTTTAGTATTGATAGGCTACAAATCCTTTCTTAAAACCGATAAAAAGTACTACGGCTGGCTGTTTGTCTCTGGTCTTTTGGGAACCTTTTTTCCAGCGTTTTTATTTGCCTATGCACAAACTGAAATAGACAGTGCCATAAGTGCAATACTCAACTCCACGGTGCCACTCATTACCCTCATTTTGGGTGCAGTTATATTTGGTATAGCGTTTTCCAGAATACAATTAACAGGAGTCATCATAGGTTTGCTGGGTGCGGTAGGTCTTGTTTTAGCGGGTATGGAGAATAATCCTGATCAGAATTACCTTTTTGCGGGATTAGTATTTATTGCTTGTGCCTGCTACGCGACTAATGTGAATATCATCAAGCGTTATCTTCAAGACGTGAAGCCGCTTGCGATCGCAACAGGTAATTTTATTTTCATCGTTCCACTTGCTGCTGGAGTTTTCTTTTTTGCCGATGGGCAGAATCTGGAGTTTGAGTCAGAGCTTGTTCTTAAAAGCCTAGGTTATATTTTAGTGCTTTGTCTTTTTGGAACCGTAGCTGCCAAAATCATGTTCAACAAACTCGTACAAATTACCTCACCGGTTTTTGCCAGTAGCGTCACTTATTTGATGCCTGTCGTAGGATTGAGCTGGGGAATGCTGGATGGTGAGGAATTCAACGTATGGCAAGTCTTGTCTACCGCCGTAATCATTTTTGCGGTTATTCTCGTAACTAGCAACAAAAAACAACCGACTCCAAGTAGCTAG